Sequence from the Thermocoleostomius sinensis A174 genome:
AAACGTCTATGGGAGAGTTGGGGGGTTACAACCTCTTAGTCTTAGGATGATTCATCTCAGGATTAACTGGTTCAGTTGCCACTTGCGTTGCTCGCATCTTGTCTCAATCAAGCACAAGACTGCCCAGCATCGAGCCTCCCGCCCCAAATATCGGTGCACTTCGTTGCAGGCTGAGCGACAGGTTGTTTTCAGATGGCTTAACTCGACTTGGTTAACTCAACACAACCTCAGTCCTTGTTCTTCGTTCTCTACGGGTAGGCTCTCATGATGAGTACGCAATTTCCCTGGCTAACTGTTCTAATTGTATTTCCACTACTGGCGGCGCTGCCAATCGCTTTTCTTCCGGACAAAGAAGGCAAAACCATTCGCTCCTACGCACTTGGAGCTTCGCTAATAGAATTTGCCGCGATCGTCTATGCCTTCTGGCAACACTACAATTTCAACGATCCTAGTTTTCAGTTAGTTGAAAATTTCGCTTGGGTTCCTCAAATTGGCTTGAATTGGTCATTGGCGGTTGATGGGTTGTCGATGCCGCTTGTGATTTTATCTGGGCTGGTTACAACGCTGGCGGTTTTTGCCTCTTGGAAAGTAACTTACCGCCCGCGCTTGTTCTACTCGCTGATGCTGATCCTCTACAGTGCACAGATTGGCGTGTTCGTGGCGCAGGATTTACTCTTGTTCTTCTTTATGTGGGAACTGGAGCTTGTCCCGGTATATCTGCTGATTGCCACTTGGGGAGGTCAACGCCGCCAATATGCTGCAACTAAGTTCATCCTGTATACGGCGATCGGCTCTGTATTCATTTTAATTGCTGCATTGGCAATGGCCTTCTATGGCGACAATGTGACGTTCAGCCTCTACGAATTAGGACTGAAGCACTACTCCTTGGGCTTTGAAGTGGCCATGTATGCAGCCTTCCTCATTGCCTTTGGGGTCAAGCTGCCCATTTTCCCCTTCCATACTTGGCTACCGGATGCTCACAGTGAAGCGCCTGCTTCTGTCTCCATGGTGTTAGCAGGTGTATTGCTGAAGATGGCAGGTTATGCCTTAATTCGCTTCAATATTGAGATGTTGCCTAACGCGCATGTTTATTTCGCTCCAGCGTTGGCAGTTTTGGGAGCAGTCGGTGTGATCTACGCTTCGTTGACGGCATTTGCTCAAACAAACTTAAAGCGACGCTTGGCTTACTCGTCGATCGCTCATATGGGGTTTGTCCTCATCGGTATTGCATCGTTCACGGATTTGGGTATGAGCGGCGCGGTGCTGCAAATGGTCTCCCACGGGTTAATCGCCTCTAGCCTGTTCTTCCTGTCGGGTGTGGCCTATGAACGGACGCATACGCTGATGATGGATCGCATGGGTGGTATGGCTAAACAAATGCCGACGGTGTTTGCTCTGTTCACTGCTGGAGCAATGGCGTCTTTGGCCCTGCCGGGAATGAGCGGCTTTGTAGGTGAGTTGGCTGTATTCCTGGGCTTCGCTACTAGCGACGCCTACAGCACCACTTTCAAGGCGGTGATTGTTTTGCTAGCAGCGGTTGGTGTGATTTTATCACCCATTTATTTGCTCTCGATGTTACGAGTGGTCTTCTATGGCAAAACCACCGAAGAGTCTGCCAAGTTTGAACTAACCGACGCCAACCCGCGAGAGGCATTTATTGCGCTCTGCCTACTGGTTCCCATCATTGGGATTGGACTCTATCCAAAGTTAACGACTCAAACCTATGATGTGAAGACGGTGGCGGTAACGGCGGAGGCTCGTAGTTCCTTACCTCTGGTGGCCGAGCAACCGTTCCACCTAACTCTTCCCCTTACGGCTCCCTCTGTGTTTGCTAGCGAAACGAAAGAGCTATCAAGCATTGTGAAATAGCTGAGGCAGCATTGATGGAGTATCTTGGATGATCGATCGATACAAGCGATACAAATAGGACGGTAGTGAAGGTAGCAATTGCTGCACTCGTCAACTCATCAGTTCAGGGTCTAGAGTTCTAGACCCTTTTTAGTGTTCAATGCCCTCTTCCTCTTCATAATTGTCATAGCTCCAGTTTCCTTTCCCATTTGGCAAGATGATATCGGCCAAATTTTGATGCTTAGGTACAGTGCAGCCTATCATAGGGGTGTTATGACTAACGCAATACAACCCGTGGATTGCAATGCTGCCAACTGATCTGTTGATTCATCGGCAGAATGGAGAAGAGATTGTTCCTAAATATTTGCCAATTACCCAAAAAAGCGTGGCAATCGCCGCAGACTTGATCCATTTATTTCAACAGTGTCACGGAAAAACTCAGGGCGAACTAGAGCAACGGCTCCGAGAACTGGAAGGAACCAGCACTGACTATCGCATCAAACGTGGACTGGCGCATCTATTGCGTAGCGAAACCTTCAGCAAATTTGAAATTGTCAGCCCATTAG
This genomic interval carries:
- a CDS encoding NAD(P)H-quinone oxidoreductase subunit 4 → MSTQFPWLTVLIVFPLLAALPIAFLPDKEGKTIRSYALGASLIEFAAIVYAFWQHYNFNDPSFQLVENFAWVPQIGLNWSLAVDGLSMPLVILSGLVTTLAVFASWKVTYRPRLFYSLMLILYSAQIGVFVAQDLLLFFFMWELELVPVYLLIATWGGQRRQYAATKFILYTAIGSVFILIAALAMAFYGDNVTFSLYELGLKHYSLGFEVAMYAAFLIAFGVKLPIFPFHTWLPDAHSEAPASVSMVLAGVLLKMAGYALIRFNIEMLPNAHVYFAPALAVLGAVGVIYASLTAFAQTNLKRRLAYSSIAHMGFVLIGIASFTDLGMSGAVLQMVSHGLIASSLFFLSGVAYERTHTLMMDRMGGMAKQMPTVFALFTAGAMASLALPGMSGFVGELAVFLGFATSDAYSTTFKAVIVLLAAVGVILSPIYLLSMLRVVFYGKTTEESAKFELTDANPREAFIALCLLVPIIGIGLYPKLTTQTYDVKTVAVTAEARSSLPLVAEQPFHLTLPLTAPSVFASETKELSSIVK